The sequence CCGTGATAGTGGTCACGAAGTGTCCGCACGGACTTTGGAAAGTCGTGCGCGTAGCACATCTCGAAGAGCGCGTCGCCCGCGTGAGTCGCCAGGCCCCCAAACAGATCCGGCCGGAGCATGGGCGTGATCATGGCGCCATATCCGCCACTCGACTTGCCGGCGATGCCGCGATGACGGGCCTGCGGCAGCGTTCGATAGCGGGCGTCGACCCAGGGGACGATCTCATCGCAGAGATAGGTGTGATACTGGCCGGTGCCGGGCGAGTCGACAAACTGGCTGCCACCCACCGAGGTCCAGCAGTCGACATAGACAAGGATGCACGGCTTGGCGGTGCCGGCCGCGAACTGGGCGTCGGCCAGCTCCGGGAAGTTTCGCCGGAACGCGGGGCGGTTTCGCCACATGTCGATCTGGCCGGTGAGCCCCTGGATCACGTAAATGCTCGGGTAGCGGCGCTGCGGGTCCGCGTCGTACCCGGGCGGCAGGTAAACCCAGAGCGGGCGGCGATGAGGATCGCCGAGCGGATTGCCTTTCAGCACCGCGCTCTCGAAGAGATGCTCGTCGTAGCGTCCCTTGGGCTCGAAGAACCATGGCGGGAGGTCGGGCACGATGCGACTATAAGGTGTGGCCATTCAGCGATGCGGCTGGGCGGAGGGAAACCCCTTGATGCTCGAGTACCACGACCGAGAGTGGGGTGTGCCGGTCCACGACGACCATCTCCTCTTCGAGTTCCTGGTCCTCGAGGGCGCCCAGGCCGGGCTGAGCTGGATGACGATCCTGCGGAAGCGCGAGGCCTACCGGAAAGCGTTCAAGGACTTCGACCCAGCAGCGGTCGCCCGCTTTCGCGAGACGACTGTCGACGGTCTGATGACCCTGCGGGCGATCGTCCGAAACCGGCGCAAGATCGAGAGCGCCGTCCGAAATGCCCGCGTGGTCCAGGCGATCGCGAAGGAGCAGGGCAGTTTCGATCGCTACGCCTGGTCCTTCGTCGGTGGCCGGCCACGGCGCAACGCGTGGAAGACGATGGGCGACATTCCCGCGGAGACCGCCGAGTCACGGGCGTTGAGCAAGGACCTGATCGCGCGCGGCGCGAACTTCGTCGGACCGACGATCTGCTACGCGTTCATGCAGGCGACCGGGCTGGTGAACGACCACCTGGTCAGGTGCTTCCGCTACCCAGAGCTCTGAGTTCAATTCATGCGGCGAGGCGGTCAACGTCGATCCCTCTTGAGGCCGCCAACCATTTCAGCCAGGACATCAGCGCGTTCATCGAAAACATGAACAAGCCGACGAGGGAGCCGACAAGTAACGCGATAAACGGAATTAGAGCGAAGTTCGGCGAATCCACCGTCTGCATTGACCCCACGCCCGGCAGACTCACCTCCGTCACGTGGCCATTCCAGGAGGTTAGGACAACGCGGTTCCCCGGAATGAGGCTCTGCCACACGTCGTATGCGGTTGCGACCTGAATTGCCTGGTTTTGGCCGAGCACAGTCACCGCAATCCAGTGTCGCCCCCCTGAACTCTCGGCCCACCTTCGGACGAATCGTGCGTCAGCCTGGCTACGACACGAACTGCTGGAGACAGTTGCGCAACTTGGAGCGTGCTGGTAGGCCGACTGGTCACCAAGGCCCTGAACGAGTCCGAGCGCGCAGGCCACGGCTGCGATCAGGCAGACCGCAGCAAAGACACCGAAGAGGCCCATGGCGCCGAGGTTGACCGCTGCCTCCTGATCGATTTCGGTCCGCCGCTCGCGGTGGGCGAACCGCCAGGCGAGCGCGATCGCCAGCATCAGCCCCACCAGGACAACGACGAACACCGTGCAGCCGATCACGACCGGGAAGAGATCCGGCGCGCCCCTCGGGTTGACGACAAGGTAGACGAGGCCGACCACGAGGACACCGGTGGATCGGAGCCACATCGACCTGTCCCAGCGTTTTCCACCCAGTGCGGGCGTCGATACCGCCGCGAGCAGGATCACACCGACCAGGCAAGCCGCCTCGATGATGAACTTGACGGTGGGGTCCATCCGTCCATGCAACGGATGCCGCCCCGCTCTCCGGCAGGAACCCTCCTAGCCGCTTATGACCAGGGGGTCACCGGCCTGGCTTGTACCTCGCCGTCCACGTAGACGGCATCGACCTTCTCATCGTAGAAGCACAGGAGATTCTCGATCTTCGGACACTCTGGGATTGGCGCCGGATAGCCCCAGACGATATCGGTGAATTCCTTGCCGCCGACGTTGACGGTCCAGTAGGACGCCTTGCCTTTGTAGGGACAGCGCGTCGACGTGTTGGTGGGCGTCAGTAGGTCCAGTCGCACGTCCACCTTCGGAATGTAGTAGCGGGTGGGCAAGCCGGTCTCGAACAGGAGGCGGGGCTGGGTGGTCTCGGCGACGACCTCACCGCCGACGATGACCTTCACGTGGCGAGAGCTGTTCAAGACGTCCACCCGATGGTAGGGATCGCGGGGATGAACGAAGACCTCGTCGTCCTCCTCGAACCAGGCATCCATCTTGTCCCAGTAGAAGGCAACGTAATCCTTCAGGTCAGGGCGCTCGGGTTGCAGGTAACGCCAAGCGGCCTTTTCCGCGACCCGGTCTCCGACCTTGACGGAGTAGAAGCTCGCTTCGCCCTTACCCGCATGGGAGCTTTTATAGTTCGTTGGCTGGAGCAGATCCATTCGGACGTCTTTCACCGGAAAGTAGTAGATCGCCAGCCGCTTCTTCTCGAGCACCAGCATCACGGCGCGGCTGTCGGCGCTCGTGGTACCACCGAACATCACCCGGACACGCCGGTCGGTCGGCACCAAGACGATGTCATCGGCCGCGTTGGGCCGCGGCTCTACGTTTTCGACGATCCGGTCTTCAAGAGCCTTTGCCATAGCGAGGTTCCTCCCTGGACTTTCGGTCCGGCATCAATGACTGGCTGATCCGACTTGAGGCCGACGTGACAGCTGGCCTGGCCGCGCTTCTCGAGGTACTGCTGGTGGTAGTTCTCCGCCGGGTAGAAGGCGGACGCCGGAGTGATCTCGGTCACGATCGGCTTGCGGCGTGTTTCCTGCCGCGTCAGAAGCGATGCCGTCGCGGCGGTCTGCTGCGCGGGGTCGGTAGAAAAGATTGCGGAACGGTACTGGGTGCCCAGGTCCCAACCCTGACGGTTCAGCGTCGTCGGATCGTGGCTGGCCCAAAAGACATCCAAAAGCTGCTCGTAGGTCACCTGGTCGGGGTCGAAATCGACCTGCACCGCCTCGGCATGGCCGGTGTTTCCAGTACAGACCTGACGGTACGAGGGGTTCTCCGTCGTGCCGCCGGTGTAGCCGACCGTGGTCCGTGTCACACCAGGTATTTCGCGAAACGCCGCCTCGACGCCCCAAAAACAGCCGGCGGCGAAAATGGCTTGTTTCACGCCCTCAAGAACCAGCCGCAGCCCGGCTATGTTCCATTCAATCGAGAGCCAGTACCAGCAACCCGCCAAGGATAGCGGTGTTCTTGAGGAACTGCACCCGCTGCTGCGAGCGCTTGCCCGGGTCGTCGATCTCCCAGAAGGGGTGACCGGCGATGGTGGTCGGCACCATTGACACCGCAAGCGAAAGGGCGGCGAGCCGCGACATCACGCCGGCGGCCAGGAGTACCCCGGCGCCAAGGTGGACCGCCGCGTTCAACCTGACCGCGTCAATCGGATCTGTGGGCGCGAAGGGCACGACAGAGGCGACCTTGTCGACCACGGGCTTTGCCGCCTTCGCCCGCGGCTCAGAATTCGCCAGCACCTCGAGCCCTGACGCGATGAAGAGGCTTGCCACCAATGGGCGGGCTACCGTTCGAGCGAGCCTCACCATTCCACTGTATTAGGCGCGGTGCGTCGCTGGCAACCGGCCGAGTGGTCGACGTGCCAAAAAGGGCGGGGCGCCCCGTATTCAGACTTGACCTCAAGACTACACCTTTCCCTACAGCTACGCTATCATTTTTGGTGATGTCGCAAGCCGTATCGCCACAAGCCGCTGCCTGATGCCCCGACGCCGTCTGTCCCGCTATTCCCTGCACCGCCGGCTGCGGTTGCTTCGGAAGAGCCAGCGCCGCATCAAGAGCCGGCGCGTCTTCATCCTGGTGGCGGTCTTCATGCTCGCCCTTCCGTTGATGGTGATCCCGGCGTTCGCGGCCGAATCCGTCGGGAACCTCCCCGCGGTCGACGGCCTCTCCGCCAGTGGCCTCAACCAGGACATGCTCATCTTCGATCGGCACGGCACCCTCATCGACGACATTGGCGACCATGGCGACCACCGGATCGTGGTGCCTCTGAAGTCCATGTCACCGTTCATCAAGCAAGCGACGATCGCGATCGAGGACAGGACCTTCTACGACAACAAAGGCGTCGACGTGGGCGGCATCGTGCGGGCGGCGGTTGCCGATTACTCGCATCACCGTATCGCGCAGGGCGGGAGTACGATCAGTCAGCAGCTGGTCAAGCAGGTGTTCATCGGCCCGAACCCCCCGCCCACGATCCAGCGCAAGCTCCGCGAGGCGGTGCTCGCCGTCGACCTCAACAGCCGCTACTCGAAGGACCAGATCCTCGAGCTCTATCTGAACACGATCTATTACGGCGCGCAGAGTTACGGCGCGGAGGCGGCGGCCAGGGGCTTCTTCCACACGAACTCGCACGACCTGACGCTCGGCCAGGCCGCGATGCTGGCCGGGTTGCCGCAGGCGCCGACGCAGAATAGCCCGCTGGTCAACCCCACCCAGGCCAAGGTGCGGCAAGCGGAAGTGCTCAACGCGATGGTGTCGCAGAGAATGATCACGCCCGAGCAAGCGTTGGCTGCCGAGAACGAGCAACTGCAGTTCTTCTATCCGACCAACCAGCTGCAGGCTCCCTACTTCGTCGAGAAGTACGTTCTCGACGTCCTCGACAAGCAGTTCCACATCCGCCCGAGCGATCGCAAGGGTTATCGCGTCTACACGAGCCTTGACCTCAACCTGCAGCACCTGGCGGAGGCGGTGGTCCGCAACCAGATCAACAGCCAGGGCAATTACTACGACTTCCACGACGGCGCGCTGGTGGCCATGGATCCAAGGACGGGCGAGGTGCTGGCCATGGTGGGTGGGGACGACTACTACAGTCCGGGCGGTCAGATCAACATGGCGACCACGACCACCCGCCAGCCCGGATCGTCATTCAAGATGTTCACCTACACGGCGGCGATCGAGAGTGGCCGGCTGAACATGACCAGCCCGATCCTCGACCAGCCGATGGTGTTTCCGCTGGGCGGCGGCACCGATGGGCTGAAGCCGTATGCCCCGCTTAACTATGACCAGCACTTCCACGGCACGATCCCGCTGAAGATGGCGATGGGTAACTCGCTCAACATCCCGGCGATCAAGGTCGAGCTCACCACCGGAATCCCGGCCGTGCTCGACACCGCGCGGCGGATGGGCGTGACCAGTCTCAATCAGGCCGACAACCATTACGGCATGAGCCTGACGCTGGGCGGCTACGGCGTCTCACCGCTGGACATGGTCACCGGGGCCTCGACGCTCGCCAACCTCGGCCTCCGTCATCGGCCCGCACCGGTGTTGCGCATCGAGGACGGGCTGGGCAAAACCGTTTTCGCCTACGACCCGACGAAGAACGAGTTCCGTGCCATCAGGCAGCAGGTCGCCTTCATCATCGATTCGATCATGTCGGACGACCGCAACCGTTGCATGTCGTTCGGGTGCGGCGGCGACCTGACGCTCCGCGGCCGCCACGTCGGCGCCAAGACCGGCACCACCCAGGACTTCCGCGACAACTGGACGGTGGGCTTTACGCCATCGCTGGCCACGGCCGTCTGGGTTGGCAATCCCGATTACCATCGGCTCGCCCACAACTCAACGGGCATCGTGGGAGCCGCCCCCATCTGGCACCAGTTCATGGCCCAGGCGCTCGCCGCGCAGCCGGACGAGTGGTATGCCGTCCCTGGCGGCGTCGACCAGGTGGGCGGGAACTATTACCTGCCGGGGACTGAATCCTTGCCGCCGACGCTGGCTGCCCCGTGGCCGAGCTGCCGCTTCACGAACTTCAACCCCTACACCGTCACGGACGCGCAGTTGACCGTCAACGGACTACCCTGCGTCCTCAATTACGCGCCGCGCGACATCCGCGGCGAGGGCTAGAAACAAAAAACCCGGCGACTACCGGGTGGCAGTCGCCGGGTCGTGAAGGGATCGCCCGCTAGGGCCCGCCGCGACGACTGTTGTAGAAGCCGAAGCCGCCGCCGAACAGACCGAGGATGATCAGGATGATCCCGATCAAGGTGTAGCCGAGTACGAGGGCAACAATCCCGAGCACGATAAGTAGTCCGCCTCCACCGAAGTACACCCTGCACCTCCTTTCTGAGAAATCCAGGACGGGGTACCCGTCGCTGCTCCACCATAGGATGCTGGGGCCTCGACTGTGAAGAGCGCGAGTTGCAAATGCAGGCTTGGAGCTGGTCTTCAGGCCGCCGCCGTACAGGGGCTATGATACTGGGTATCAAATGACTCGGGTTATCAAGACGCTGATCGTCGGCGCACTCCTCGCCCCCCTGGCCGCCTGCGGCGCACCTGCCACGGGCGCCGGGTCGGGCACCCTGCAGGTGATAGCGGGCGAGAACTTCTGGGGGAGCATCGCGGCCCAGCTGGGCGGCTCGCATGTCACGATGACCAGCATCGTCACCAACCCAAACACCGATCCCCACGAATACGAGAGCAGCGCCATCGATGCCCGCGCCTTCGCGACGGCCGACTACGTGGTCCTCAATGGCGCCGGCTACGACGCCTGGGCCAGCAAACTGCTATCGGCAAACCCCAACCAGAACCGCAAGGTGTTCACCGTCGCCGACCTTCTGAACAAGAAAGCGGGCGACAACCCGCACTTTTGGTACAACCCCGAGTGGGTCGACACGGTCGCTGACAAGATCACAGCGGACTATCGCGCACTCGATTCGGCAGACGCTGCCTATTTCACCCAGCAGCGTGAGGCGCTCGCGACCGCACTCAAGCCATACCATGACGCGATCGCGCATATCCGAGCCACCCACACTGGCGTCGCTGTTGGCTCGACCGAAAGCATCTTCGTCAACCTGGCGCACGCATTGGGCCTCAACCTGATCTCGCCGGCGGAATTCATGCAGGCGATCTCTGAGGGCACTGACCCGCCAGCGCAAACGGTGGCCCAATTCCAGGACCAGATCTCGCACCGCCAGATCAAGGTCCTCGTCTATAACACGCAGACCTCGACCCCGATCACGGACAACCTCAAGCAGCTGGCGACGCAAAACGGTATCCCGGTAGTCGGCATCTCGGAAACGGTCCAACCGGCGACCGCCTCCTTCCAGGACTGGCAGATCAGACAGCTGAATTCCCTCCAGGCCGCTCTCCCCCGACAATAACGGGCAGCATGGCCCGTTCGATCACTCCCGCCATCGTCGCCGATGGCCTGGCGGCCGCCTACGGCG comes from Candidatus Dormiibacterota bacterium and encodes:
- a CDS encoding alpha/beta hydrolase-fold protein, which produces MPDLPPWFFEPKGRYDEHLFESAVLKGNPLGDPHRRPLWVYLPPGYDADPQRRYPSIYVIQGLTGQIDMWRNRPAFRRNFPELADAQFAAGTAKPCILVYVDCWTSVGGSQFVDSPGTGQYHTYLCDEIVPWVDARYRTLPQARHRGIAGKSSGGYGAMITPMLRPDLFGGLATHAGDALFEMCYAHDFPKSVRTLRDHYHGSFDEFWTDFRSRTAFTREGDGELLNDWCMAACYSADDDGTVHLPYDTATGQLIPEVWERWLRWDPVRMVPRHADALRAMKAIYIDAGKRDQYHLDLGAEAFRRALEAIGVTDVFFELIDATHDAIEYRYPIAIKYLAERLTPSKR
- a CDS encoding DNA-3-methyladenine glycosylase I gives rise to the protein MQRCGWAEGNPLMLEYHDREWGVPVHDDHLLFEFLVLEGAQAGLSWMTILRKREAYRKAFKDFDPAAVARFRETTVDGLMTLRAIVRNRRKIESAVRNARVVQAIAKEQGSFDRYAWSFVGGRPRRNAWKTMGDIPAETAESRALSKDLIARGANFVGPTICYAFMQATGLVNDHLVRCFRYPEL
- a CDS encoding DUF427 domain-containing protein, with the translated sequence MAKALEDRIVENVEPRPNAADDIVLVPTDRRVRVMFGGTTSADSRAVMLVLEKKRLAIYYFPVKDVRMDLLQPTNYKSSHAGKGEASFYSVKVGDRVAEKAAWRYLQPERPDLKDYVAFYWDKMDAWFEEDDEVFVHPRDPYHRVDVLNSSRHVKVIVGGEVVAETTQPRLLFETGLPTRYYIPKVDVRLDLLTPTNTSTRCPYKGKASYWTVNVGGKEFTDIVWGYPAPIPECPKIENLLCFYDEKVDAVYVDGEVQARPVTPWS
- the msrA gene encoding peptide-methionine (S)-S-oxide reductase MsrA, coding for MKQAIFAAGCFWGVEAAFREIPGVTRTTVGYTGGTTENPSYRQVCTGNTGHAEAVQVDFDPDQVTYEQLLDVFWASHDPTTLNRQGWDLGTQYRSAIFSTDPAQQTAATASLLTRQETRRKPIVTEITPASAFYPAENYHQQYLEKRGQASCHVGLKSDQPVIDAGPKVQGGTSLWQRLLKTGSSKT
- a CDS encoding DoxX family protein, whose product is MVRLARTVARPLVASLFIASGLEVLANSEPRAKAAKPVVDKVASVVPFAPTDPIDAVRLNAAVHLGAGVLLAAGVMSRLAALSLAVSMVPTTIAGHPFWEIDDPGKRSQQRVQFLKNTAILGGLLVLALD
- a CDS encoding transglycosylase domain-containing protein, which encodes MPRRRLSRYSLHRRLRLLRKSQRRIKSRRVFILVAVFMLALPLMVIPAFAAESVGNLPAVDGLSASGLNQDMLIFDRHGTLIDDIGDHGDHRIVVPLKSMSPFIKQATIAIEDRTFYDNKGVDVGGIVRAAVADYSHHRIAQGGSTISQQLVKQVFIGPNPPPTIQRKLREAVLAVDLNSRYSKDQILELYLNTIYYGAQSYGAEAAARGFFHTNSHDLTLGQAAMLAGLPQAPTQNSPLVNPTQAKVRQAEVLNAMVSQRMITPEQALAAENEQLQFFYPTNQLQAPYFVEKYVLDVLDKQFHIRPSDRKGYRVYTSLDLNLQHLAEAVVRNQINSQGNYYDFHDGALVAMDPRTGEVLAMVGGDDYYSPGGQINMATTTTRQPGSSFKMFTYTAAIESGRLNMTSPILDQPMVFPLGGGTDGLKPYAPLNYDQHFHGTIPLKMAMGNSLNIPAIKVELTTGIPAVLDTARRMGVTSLNQADNHYGMSLTLGGYGVSPLDMVTGASTLANLGLRHRPAPVLRIEDGLGKTVFAYDPTKNEFRAIRQQVAFIIDSIMSDDRNRCMSFGCGGDLTLRGRHVGAKTGTTQDFRDNWTVGFTPSLATAVWVGNPDYHRLAHNSTGIVGAAPIWHQFMAQALAAQPDEWYAVPGGVDQVGGNYYLPGTESLPPTLAAPWPSCRFTNFNPYTVTDAQLTVNGLPCVLNYAPRDIRGEG
- a CDS encoding zinc ABC transporter substrate-binding protein, producing MTRVIKTLIVGALLAPLAACGAPATGAGSGTLQVIAGENFWGSIAAQLGGSHVTMTSIVTNPNTDPHEYESSAIDARAFATADYVVLNGAGYDAWASKLLSANPNQNRKVFTVADLLNKKAGDNPHFWYNPEWVDTVADKITADYRALDSADAAYFTQQREALATALKPYHDAIAHIRATHTGVAVGSTESIFVNLAHALGLNLISPAEFMQAISEGTDPPAQTVAQFQDQISHRQIKVLVYNTQTSTPITDNLKQLATQNGIPVVGISETVQPATASFQDWQIRQLNSLQAALPRQ